One Nonomuraea angiospora DNA segment encodes these proteins:
- a CDS encoding Gfo/Idh/MocA family protein has translation MVTLAVVGAGSRGSSYARHAAGSGRARVVAVADPLEARRARFPEAEPYADWRELAALPRQADAVIIATQDRDHVEPAVRFAELGYDILLEKPMAVSEDDCRRIVEAAGRSDAVFAVCHVLRYTPYTRALKALLDEGRIGEIAGIQHLEPVGWWHQAHSYVRGNWRRSDESTFMLLAKSCHDLDWLVYLTGRQVTRVSSFGGLKHFRPDNRPEGAADRCLDCAVEARCPYSAKRIYLPLAGRAEWPVTVLTDDVSEAGVLAALRTGPYGRCVYACDNDVVDHQVVNMEFEGGTTASFTMTGFTPALHRQTRIFGTRGWIEGDGDRLTVFDFVTGREEIVEARPTGDATARGGHGGGDEALVDAFLTAVATRDRSPILSSPGESLHSHLIAWAAERSRLRGETVTVPED, from the coding sequence ATGGTCACGCTCGCCGTCGTCGGCGCGGGTTCCCGGGGATCCTCCTACGCCCGCCACGCCGCCGGGAGCGGCCGGGCGCGGGTGGTCGCGGTGGCCGATCCGCTGGAGGCCCGCCGCGCCAGGTTCCCGGAGGCGGAGCCGTACGCGGACTGGCGCGAGCTGGCCGCGCTCCCCCGCCAGGCGGACGCGGTGATCATCGCGACCCAGGACAGGGACCACGTCGAGCCCGCGGTGCGCTTCGCCGAGCTGGGCTACGACATCCTGCTGGAGAAGCCGATGGCGGTCTCCGAGGACGACTGCCGGCGCATCGTCGAGGCCGCCGGACGGTCCGACGCCGTCTTCGCCGTCTGCCACGTGCTGCGCTACACGCCGTACACGCGGGCGCTGAAGGCGCTGCTGGACGAGGGCAGGATCGGCGAGATCGCCGGCATCCAGCACCTGGAGCCGGTCGGGTGGTGGCACCAGGCGCACTCGTACGTGCGGGGCAACTGGCGCCGCTCCGACGAGTCCACGTTCATGCTGCTGGCCAAGTCGTGCCACGACCTCGACTGGCTGGTGTACCTGACCGGCAGGCAGGTCACGCGCGTGTCGTCGTTCGGCGGGCTCAAGCACTTCCGCCCGGACAACCGCCCGGAGGGCGCCGCCGACCGCTGCCTGGACTGCGCGGTCGAGGCGAGGTGCCCGTACTCGGCCAAGCGCATCTACCTGCCGCTGGCCGGGCGCGCGGAGTGGCCGGTCACGGTGCTCACCGACGATGTCTCAGAGGCCGGCGTGCTGGCGGCGCTGCGGACGGGCCCGTACGGCAGGTGCGTGTACGCCTGCGACAACGACGTGGTCGACCACCAGGTCGTGAACATGGAGTTCGAGGGCGGCACGACCGCGTCGTTCACCATGACCGGCTTCACCCCCGCCCTCCACCGGCAGACCCGGATCTTCGGCACCCGGGGCTGGATCGAGGGCGACGGCGACCGCCTGACCGTCTTCGACTTCGTCACCGGCCGCGAGGAGATCGTCGAGGCCCGTCCCACCGGGGACGCGACGGCTCGGGGCGGCCACGGGGGCGGTGACGAGGCGCTGGTCGACGCGTTCCTGACCGCGGTCGCCACCCGGGACCGCTCCCCGATCCTCTCCTCGCCGGGCGAGAGCCTGCACAGCCATCTCATCGCCTGGGCCGCCGAGAGGTCGCGGCTGCGCGGCGAGACCGTCACCGTTCCTGAGGACTGA
- a CDS encoding MMPL family transporter has product MTRFLGRLGGWCARHGRLVLALWVVVAAALMGGSLVLGSPVSNDVTIPGTDAQRAHDLMKTGFGPGYDTGGSVQLVLYSAGGPLVDKPRKKAVEDVLARLRTMPHVVGVDTPFRRGGISANLQIGLIAIRLQGHDGTKVAENTRELSKAADPARAAGIEVVAADSSTPADKDIKTGPSEIIGVVCALLVLVFAFGTLAAALVPIFTALVSVATGLGVIGLLGHVLDVPKQAGIMATMIGLGVGIDYALFLLSRHRRLLADGVPVVESVRRTVASSGGAVVFAGGTVMIALSALMLGGFPLLATLGWITGISVVTAVLTSVTLVPALLGVLGHRINALKVPFLRGGGSSGSGWAGLGSWVARRPWQVLFGSVLALGLLAAPALALKLGPLDDGYGAKGSEPRRAYELMDAGFGPGINGPLLVVAELPAKVAEEKDPVVDRIAREVGDVEGVAHVGTPKVNSSGRSVLLQVVTEYKPSDPRASDVVKDIRALSSPGVSVHVGGKVAAMTDAGTRMSERTPLVIGVVVLLSALLLLLAFRAPVVAVKAAVMNLISLGAAFGALALVFSIGLGSRLVGMDAPASSSYLETVFFSVPIESYVPLMLFAVLFGLSMDYEVFLLTAVRQAYLRHGDNARAVAEGLGSTGRVITSAALIMVAVFVAFIAYPDPMVKTFGVGLAVAIAVDATIIRGFLVPATMVLLGRLNWWCPRWLDRLLPNLSVEGHEEEERPAPERLEPVKLGV; this is encoded by the coding sequence ATGACGCGGTTTCTTGGGCGGCTGGGCGGCTGGTGCGCGCGGCACGGGCGGTTGGTGCTGGCGTTATGGGTGGTCGTGGCGGCCGCGCTGATGGGCGGGAGCCTCGTGCTCGGCAGCCCGGTCAGCAACGACGTGACGATTCCCGGCACCGACGCGCAGCGGGCGCACGACCTGATGAAGACCGGCTTCGGTCCGGGGTACGACACCGGCGGGTCGGTGCAGCTCGTCCTCTACTCCGCCGGCGGGCCGCTCGTCGACAAGCCGCGCAAGAAGGCCGTCGAGGACGTGCTGGCGCGCCTGCGCACGATGCCGCACGTCGTCGGGGTGGACACCCCGTTCAGGCGCGGCGGCATCTCCGCCAACCTGCAGATCGGGCTCATCGCCATCCGCCTGCAGGGCCACGACGGCACCAAGGTCGCCGAGAACACGCGAGAGCTGTCGAAGGCGGCCGACCCGGCGCGGGCCGCCGGGATCGAGGTGGTGGCGGCCGACAGCTCCACCCCCGCCGACAAGGACATCAAGACCGGGCCCAGCGAGATCATCGGCGTGGTGTGCGCGCTGCTGGTGCTGGTGTTCGCGTTCGGGACGCTGGCGGCCGCGCTGGTGCCGATCTTCACGGCCCTGGTCAGCGTCGCCACGGGGCTCGGCGTGATCGGCCTGCTCGGGCACGTGCTGGACGTGCCCAAGCAGGCGGGCATCATGGCCACGATGATCGGGCTGGGCGTGGGCATCGACTACGCGCTGTTCCTGCTGTCCCGGCACCGGCGGCTGCTGGCCGACGGGGTGCCGGTCGTGGAGTCCGTACGGCGGACCGTGGCGAGTTCGGGCGGGGCCGTGGTGTTCGCGGGCGGCACGGTGATGATCGCGCTGAGCGCGCTCATGCTGGGCGGGTTCCCGCTGCTGGCGACGCTCGGCTGGATCACCGGCATCTCGGTCGTCACCGCCGTGCTGACCTCGGTCACCCTCGTCCCCGCCCTGCTGGGGGTGCTGGGCCACCGGATCAACGCGCTCAAGGTGCCGTTCCTGCGCGGCGGCGGTTCGTCCGGGTCCGGATGGGCCGGCCTGGGGTCGTGGGTGGCGCGCCGGCCGTGGCAGGTGCTGTTCGGCAGCGTGCTGGCGCTGGGCCTGCTGGCCGCCCCGGCCCTGGCCCTGAAGCTCGGGCCGCTCGACGACGGGTACGGCGCCAAGGGCTCGGAGCCCAGGCGGGCCTACGAACTGATGGACGCCGGCTTCGGCCCCGGCATCAACGGCCCGCTGCTCGTGGTCGCCGAACTGCCCGCCAAGGTGGCCGAGGAGAAGGACCCGGTCGTGGACCGGATCGCCCGCGAGGTCGGCGACGTCGAAGGCGTCGCGCACGTGGGCACCCCCAAGGTCAACTCCTCGGGCCGCTCGGTCCTGCTCCAGGTCGTCACCGAGTACAAGCCCAGCGACCCCCGGGCCTCCGACGTGGTCAAGGACATCAGGGCCCTCTCGTCGCCCGGGGTGAGCGTGCACGTCGGCGGCAAGGTGGCGGCCATGACCGACGCGGGCACCCGGATGTCCGAGCGCACCCCGCTGGTCATCGGCGTGGTGGTGCTGCTCAGCGCCCTGCTCCTGCTGCTGGCCTTCCGCGCGCCCGTCGTCGCGGTGAAGGCCGCCGTGATGAACCTGATCTCGCTCGGCGCGGCCTTCGGCGCGCTCGCCCTGGTGTTCTCGATCGGCCTGGGCAGCCGCCTGGTGGGCATGGACGCCCCGGCCAGCTCCTCGTACCTGGAGACGGTCTTCTTCTCGGTGCCGATCGAGAGCTACGTGCCGCTGATGCTGTTCGCGGTGCTGTTCGGGCTGTCGATGGACTACGAGGTGTTCCTGCTGACGGCGGTGCGGCAGGCGTACCTGCGGCACGGGGACAACGCGCGGGCGGTGGCGGAGGGGCTCGGCTCGACGGGCCGGGTGATCACGTCGGCCGCGCTGATCATGGTGGCCGTGTTCGTGGCGTTCATCGCCTACCCGGACCCGATGGTGAAGACGTTCGGGGTGGGGCTGGCGGTGGCCATCGCGGTGGACGCCACGATCATCAGGGGGTTCCTGGTGCCGGCGACGATGGTGCTGCTGGGGCGGCTCAACTGGTGGTGCCCGCGCTGGCTGGACCGCCTGCTGCCGAACCTCTCGGTGGAGGGGCACGAGGAGGAGGAGCGGCCCGCGCCCGAGCGGCTCGAGCCCGTCAAGCTGGGGGTCTAG
- a CDS encoding alcohol dehydrogenase catalytic domain-containing protein, protein MLMRAAVLTGFHTPMEIREVEIADPGPGEVRVQIKASGVCGSDLKAIDGKSPVVSELPFILGHESAGVVESVGAGVTGVRPGDHVIISMNGPCGRCRHCGAGRFHLCSGPVRLRTIMGGAPRITLDGQETRRFIGIGSFAEYAVVTEAMCVKIAKNAPLDAMCLLACGVVTGIGAVMNVAEVPPGARVLVVGCGGVGLNVIQGAVLAGATTIIAADVAEQKLKLAERFGATHTLVAGDLPRQVDELVKGGVDYAFDATGAPGVLSRAFAATGSGGTTVMVGSPPQGRAVEVDPGLLFASRRLMGTQGGDAAPHRDLPMLAEQYLRGRLDLDGLISERLPLDRINDAVAHVREGSVARTVITF, encoded by the coding sequence ATGCTGATGCGCGCGGCCGTCCTGACCGGCTTCCACACCCCCATGGAGATCCGCGAGGTGGAGATCGCCGACCCGGGCCCGGGCGAGGTGCGCGTGCAGATCAAGGCGTCGGGCGTGTGCGGCTCCGACCTCAAGGCCATCGACGGCAAGAGCCCCGTGGTCAGCGAGCTGCCGTTCATCCTCGGGCACGAGAGCGCCGGAGTGGTGGAGAGCGTCGGCGCGGGCGTCACCGGCGTCCGGCCCGGCGACCACGTCATCATCTCGATGAACGGTCCCTGCGGGCGGTGCCGCCACTGCGGGGCGGGCCGGTTCCACCTGTGCTCGGGCCCGGTCAGGCTACGGACGATCATGGGTGGCGCGCCCAGGATCACCCTGGACGGGCAGGAGACGCGCCGGTTCATCGGCATCGGCTCGTTCGCCGAGTACGCGGTCGTCACCGAGGCCATGTGCGTAAAAATCGCGAAAAACGCACCCCTGGATGCCATGTGCCTGCTGGCCTGCGGGGTCGTCACCGGCATCGGCGCGGTCATGAACGTCGCCGAGGTCCCGCCCGGCGCCCGCGTCCTCGTCGTCGGCTGCGGCGGCGTCGGCCTCAACGTCATCCAGGGCGCGGTGCTCGCGGGCGCCACCACGATCATCGCCGCCGACGTGGCCGAGCAGAAGCTCAAGCTGGCCGAGCGCTTCGGCGCCACCCACACGCTCGTGGCCGGCGACCTGCCCCGGCAGGTGGACGAGCTGGTGAAGGGCGGCGTCGACTACGCCTTCGACGCGACGGGCGCGCCCGGCGTCCTGTCCAGGGCCTTCGCCGCGACCGGGTCCGGCGGCACCACGGTCATGGTCGGCAGCCCGCCCCAGGGCCGGGCCGTGGAGGTGGACCCCGGCCTGCTGTTCGCCTCCCGCCGCCTCATGGGCACCCAGGGCGGCGACGCCGCGCCCCACCGCGACCTGCCCATGCTGGCCGAGCAGTACCTGCGGGGCCGCCTCGACCTCGACGGCCTCATCTCCGAACGCCTGCCGCTCGACCGGATCAACGACGCCGTGGCCCACGTACGGGAGGGCTCGGTGGCGCGCACGGTCATCACCTTCTGA
- a CDS encoding ROK family transcriptional regulator: MTELRPGDASLLRKVNTQVTLRALRREGVATLTRLGRVTGLSRQTVEAVLDELGERGYVREVPPDEGVMGRPARRFGFRADAGHVVGVEVGGDAIVAALADLDGEVIAWERAEVSGDAAAHERLEAARRAALTCVDGAGVARRRVWAVAAGTPGIVDRTGRVTLSITLPGWTGVDLAELAGRWFGCAALAANDANLAALAEHWRGSARHASDVVYVLVGHRAGAGVLIGGRLHPGRHGAAGEIGTLRQVGWEDAARELVGDASAAEVFEAALAGDRDAARRVDRYAERLAIGASALALAVDPDLLVLGGGYAQAGDVLLEPLRRHLAELCVSVPEVVASTFGDEGVALGAVRLALDHVEREVLGL; encoded by the coding sequence TTGACCGAGCTTCGCCCAGGTGACGCGTCCCTGCTGCGCAAGGTGAACACCCAGGTCACGCTCCGGGCGCTGCGCCGCGAGGGCGTGGCCACGCTGACCCGGCTCGGCCGCGTCACCGGGCTGTCCAGGCAGACGGTGGAGGCGGTGCTCGACGAGCTGGGCGAGCGCGGCTACGTCAGGGAGGTGCCGCCCGACGAGGGCGTGATGGGGCGGCCCGCGCGGCGGTTCGGGTTCCGCGCGGACGCCGGCCACGTGGTGGGCGTGGAGGTCGGGGGCGACGCGATCGTGGCCGCGCTGGCCGATCTCGACGGCGAGGTGATCGCCTGGGAGCGGGCCGAGGTCTCCGGCGACGCCGCGGCCCACGAGCGGCTGGAGGCGGCCCGGCGTGCGGCGCTGACGTGCGTGGACGGCGCGGGCGTGGCGCGCAGGCGGGTCTGGGCGGTCGCGGCGGGCACCCCGGGCATCGTGGACCGCACCGGCCGGGTGACCCTGTCGATCACGTTGCCCGGCTGGACGGGCGTGGACCTGGCGGAGCTGGCGGGGCGCTGGTTCGGCTGCGCGGCGCTGGCCGCCAACGACGCCAACCTGGCCGCGCTGGCCGAGCACTGGCGCGGCAGCGCGCGGCACGCCTCCGACGTCGTCTACGTGCTCGTCGGCCACCGGGCGGGCGCGGGCGTCCTCATCGGCGGGCGGCTGCACCCGGGGCGCCATGGGGCCGCCGGCGAGATCGGCACGCTGCGCCAGGTCGGCTGGGAGGACGCGGCCCGCGAGCTGGTCGGGGACGCCTCGGCGGCCGAGGTGTTCGAGGCGGCGCTGGCGGGCGACCGCGACGCGGCGCGGCGGGTCGACCGCTACGCCGAGCGCCTCGCGATCGGCGCCTCGGCGCTCGCGCTGGCCGTCGACCCCGACCTGCTGGTGCTGGGCGGCGGTTACGCGCAGGCCGGCGACGTGCTGCTCGAACCGCTCCGCCGGCACCTGGCCGAGCTGTGCGTGAGCGTGCCGGAGGTGGTGGCCTCCACGTTCGGGGACGAGGGTGTGGCGCTGGGCGCCGTACGCCTCGCGCTCGACCACGTCGAACGGGAGGTGCTGGGTCTCTAG
- a CDS encoding TetR/AcrR family transcriptional regulator yields the protein MMTTPDDTRTRILAAARELFAERGYAGTSLADIAAAVGLTKTAVAYHFHPKDRLASELLAPAGDDMLALLGTDFPSREAFVDALVTFAVRYRSVIRLFMEDLAAEDPGAPESERATVRTFRDEIFGRLVGDDPGPETRLKSWALLGALQWGAVRTMDLPEEQVREVLLEACRAF from the coding sequence ATGATGACCACACCCGACGACACCCGGACCCGGATCCTGGCCGCGGCCAGAGAGCTGTTCGCCGAGCGCGGTTACGCGGGCACCTCGCTGGCCGACATCGCCGCTGCCGTGGGCCTGACCAAGACCGCCGTCGCCTACCACTTCCACCCGAAGGACCGGCTGGCCTCCGAGTTACTCGCCCCGGCGGGGGACGACATGCTGGCGCTGCTCGGGACCGACTTCCCGAGCAGGGAGGCGTTCGTCGACGCGCTGGTGACCTTCGCCGTGCGCTACCGCTCGGTGATCCGCCTGTTCATGGAGGACCTGGCCGCCGAGGACCCCGGCGCGCCGGAGTCGGAGCGCGCGACGGTCAGGACGTTCAGGGACGAGATCTTCGGCAGGCTCGTGGGCGACGACCCCGGCCCGGAGACCAGGCTGAAGAGCTGGGCCCTGCTCGGCGCGCTGCAGTGGGGCGCGGTCAGGACCATGGACCTGCCGGAGGAGCAGGTCCGCGAGGTGCTGCTGGAGGCCTGCCGGGCTTTCTAG
- a CDS encoding protein kinase domain-containing protein, which yields MPTAQPLRTGDPQRLGQYELSGRLGEGGQGAVFLGWRSGETYAVKLLHGPVGDERAAFLREVELAKHVARFCTAQVIDAGFDEGRPYIVSEYVDGPSLHREVALTGPRRGGALERLAVSTVTALTAIHRAGIVHRDFKPQNVLLGSDGPRVIDFGLAKALDAAATVSGRGVGTPAYMAPEQITASAVTGAADVFSWGATMCFAANATAPFGQDSVAPVLHRILTAPPELGRLDGRLRTLVEACLDKDARNRPTSRDLLFELLGESEVPPEVLSSPPAHILRVPPLVPGQRSSERPPMAEPEATGRAGGYLLPDSGADSGAGASTPTEKAGASTPAEKAGASTPAEGSSASTPTEGNLPAPASLPAGSGAGNAPSPAWTSKVAWPRAAIAVCAALLVTAAVLLTAHIPTANPADRPQAPQGAGPSVPPQSDPVKSRPPADRTTAQKVPLKTTGTMEARGPSTQPPVARPATVPVPVLAGMDKDAATKAIKQAGLALGTVTQLDSPKRIGQVLTAQPAPGTQVARGSKVSLEVSAGVPVPAVTGLQRKAAESAVTDAGLAVGAVTRSCTDRPDGQVLSTQPKAGRRVTGGTSVALTVARNGATVPPVVGQALEDGRAALVAAGFTVRTKGQVVDDESRVGTILDQSLQSGACAKPGSAIVISFGLAAQSGPDPGEPGETPTTGPTSEE from the coding sequence GTGCCGACGGCGCAGCCGCTCAGAACGGGGGACCCGCAGCGACTCGGACAGTACGAGCTGTCCGGGCGGCTGGGTGAAGGTGGTCAGGGTGCGGTCTTCCTCGGATGGAGGAGCGGGGAGACCTACGCGGTCAAGCTGCTGCACGGACCCGTGGGTGACGAGCGGGCGGCGTTCCTGCGGGAGGTCGAGCTGGCCAAGCACGTGGCGAGGTTCTGCACCGCCCAGGTGATCGACGCCGGGTTCGACGAGGGGCGTCCGTACATCGTCAGCGAATATGTCGACGGGCCGTCGCTGCACCGGGAGGTCGCGCTCACCGGGCCGCGGCGGGGCGGGGCGCTGGAGCGGCTGGCGGTCAGCACGGTGACCGCGCTCACGGCCATCCACCGGGCCGGGATCGTGCACCGCGACTTCAAGCCGCAGAACGTGCTGCTCGGCTCCGACGGGCCGCGCGTCATCGACTTCGGCCTGGCCAAGGCGCTGGACGCGGCGGCCACGGTGAGCGGGCGCGGGGTGGGCACGCCCGCCTACATGGCGCCCGAGCAGATCACGGCCTCGGCCGTCACGGGGGCCGCGGACGTGTTCTCGTGGGGCGCGACGATGTGCTTCGCGGCCAACGCCACGGCGCCGTTCGGGCAGGACTCGGTCGCGCCGGTGCTGCACCGCATCCTGACCGCGCCGCCCGAGCTGGGCCGCCTGGACGGGCGGCTGCGGACCCTCGTGGAGGCGTGCCTGGACAAGGACGCGCGCAACCGGCCCACCAGCAGGGACCTGCTGTTCGAGCTGCTGGGGGAGTCGGAGGTGCCGCCGGAGGTGCTGAGCTCGCCGCCGGCCCATATCCTGCGGGTCCCGCCGCTGGTGCCCGGGCAGCGCTCGTCGGAGCGGCCGCCGATGGCCGAGCCGGAGGCCACGGGGAGGGCCGGCGGCTACCTGCTGCCGGACTCCGGCGCCGACTCCGGCGCAGGCGCGTCCACGCCCACGGAAAAGGCCGGCGCGTCCACACCCGCGGAAAAGGCCGGCGCGTCCACGCCCGCGGAAGGGTCGAGTGCGTCCACGCCCACGGAGGGGAACCTGCCCGCGCCCGCGTCGTTACCCGCGGGCTCCGGGGCGGGGAACGCTCCATCGCCGGCGTGGACGTCCAAGGTCGCCTGGCCGAGGGCCGCCATCGCGGTCTGCGCGGCCCTGCTGGTGACGGCCGCCGTGCTGCTCACCGCCCACATCCCCACGGCGAACCCGGCCGACCGGCCCCAGGCGCCGCAGGGGGCAGGCCCGTCGGTCCCCCCGCAGTCGGATCCGGTGAAGTCCCGGCCTCCGGCGGACCGGACGACCGCGCAGAAGGTCCCGCTCAAGACCACGGGGACGATGGAGGCGCGCGGACCCTCGACGCAGCCGCCGGTGGCGCGCCCGGCCACGGTCCCGGTCCCGGTCCTGGCGGGAATGGACAAGGACGCGGCCACCAAGGCGATCAAGCAGGCCGGGCTGGCGCTCGGCACCGTCACCCAGCTCGACTCGCCGAAGCGGATCGGCCAGGTCCTCACCGCCCAGCCCGCCCCGGGCACGCAGGTGGCCAGGGGCAGCAAGGTCTCGCTGGAGGTGTCGGCCGGGGTGCCCGTGCCCGCGGTCACGGGCCTGCAGCGCAAGGCCGCGGAGAGCGCCGTCACCGACGCGGGCCTGGCGGTGGGCGCCGTCACCCGCTCCTGCACCGACCGGCCGGACGGGCAGGTGCTCTCCACGCAGCCCAAGGCGGGCCGGCGCGTCACGGGCGGCACCTCGGTGGCGCTCACGGTCGCGCGCAACGGCGCCACGGTCCCGCCGGTCGTCGGCCAGGCGCTGGAGGACGGGCGGGCGGCGCTGGTCGCGGCCGGGTTCACGGTGCGGACGAAGGGCCAGGTCGTGGACGACGAGTCGCGGGTGGGCACGATCCTCGACCAGAGCCTCCAGTCCGGCGCCTGCGCCAAACCGGGCAGCGCGATCGTCATCAGCTTCGGCCTGGCCGCCCAGTCGGGCCCGGACCCGGGTGAGCCCGGGGAGACGCCCACCACGGGCCCGACCTCGGAGGAATGA
- a CDS encoding ABC transporter substrate-binding protein: protein MTDTTVKVGGVLTKTSASGYSTKDAEIGAKARFERANAEGGVNGRKIDFIGAEDDGQDAAKGDAAAKKLVQKDQVFALVPVHAPNFGGAAFLEQQGVPWFGWATGPQWCGTKTGFGYNGCLAPKQGAGSQTWWGRQMAELLGGAEGKTVYVQTSDSSGSKYGGTTISQSFTAAGFKLVGVNSGLPAAAPPPDWLPYVNKIMTSNGGKAPDVVVSVIAGTKFNVGLYSALKRAGYKGALTDATSYDAAILKDQASAQALEGVIAAPMFEPFESTAPEIARFKQDVEKVAPGAVPTQHMAIGYWAADIFLDMLGKAGKDLTREKFLAVGNGDYLYENAGFGRIQYPKDHTEPNGCGALVKLEKGAFQVAKSMKCFDNVPLK, encoded by the coding sequence GTGACGGACACGACGGTCAAGGTCGGCGGCGTGCTGACCAAGACCAGCGCCAGCGGCTACTCGACCAAGGACGCCGAGATCGGGGCGAAGGCCAGGTTCGAGCGGGCCAACGCCGAGGGCGGCGTGAACGGACGGAAGATCGACTTCATCGGGGCGGAGGACGACGGCCAGGACGCGGCCAAGGGCGACGCGGCCGCCAAGAAGCTCGTGCAGAAGGACCAGGTCTTCGCCCTCGTCCCCGTGCACGCCCCGAACTTCGGCGGCGCAGCCTTCCTGGAGCAGCAGGGCGTGCCCTGGTTCGGCTGGGCGACGGGCCCGCAGTGGTGCGGCACGAAGACCGGCTTCGGCTACAACGGCTGCCTGGCCCCCAAGCAGGGCGCGGGCTCCCAGACGTGGTGGGGCCGGCAGATGGCCGAGCTCCTCGGCGGCGCCGAGGGCAAGACCGTGTACGTCCAGACCTCCGACTCCAGCGGCAGCAAGTACGGCGGCACCACCATCTCCCAGTCGTTCACCGCCGCCGGATTCAAGCTGGTCGGCGTGAACTCCGGCCTCCCGGCCGCCGCACCACCCCCTGACTGGCTCCCGTACGTCAACAAGATCATGACCTCGAACGGCGGCAAGGCCCCCGACGTCGTCGTCTCCGTGATCGCGGGCACCAAGTTCAACGTCGGCCTGTACTCGGCGCTCAAGCGGGCCGGCTACAAGGGCGCGCTCACCGACGCCACCAGCTACGACGCCGCCATCCTCAAGGACCAGGCCAGCGCGCAGGCCCTGGAGGGCGTGATCGCGGCGCCGATGTTCGAGCCGTTCGAGTCCACCGCCCCCGAGATCGCCCGATTCAAGCAGGACGTCGAGAAGGTCGCGCCGGGCGCCGTGCCCACCCAGCACATGGCGATCGGCTACTGGGCGGCCGACATCTTCCTCGACATGCTCGGCAAGGCCGGCAAGGACCTCACCCGGGAGAAGTTCCTGGCCGTCGGCAACGGCGACTACCTCTACGAGAACGCCGGGTTCGGCAGGATCCAGTACCCCAAGGACCACACCGAGCCGAACGGCTGCGGCGCCCTGGTCAAGCTGGAGAAAGGCGCCTTCCAGGTGGCCAAGAGCATGAAGTGCTTCGACAACGTGCCGCTCAAATGA